A genomic stretch from Sulfurovum sp. TSL1 includes:
- the rpoB gene encoding DNA-directed RNA polymerase subunit beta: MLNSLHSGNRLRVDFSKTPREIEIPNLLQLQQKSYENFLMLGEKDRKNSTLEKVFRSSFPIHDQQNRLTLTYKNSEIVKPKYTVRECMERGLTYSVSLKMNIALTIWNRDEKTGEKLDPKEIKEQAVFVRDIPLMTDRTSFVVNGVERVIVNQLHRSPGVIFKEEEGTTAGSGMLYSAQIIPDRGSWLYFEYDSKDILYARINKRRKIPVTILFRALDYSKDDIVKLFYATKEIHIKDNRFLVKFDANDFGGRAEYDVKDIDGNTVVNAGKRLTKKKAEKLIEDGLEWIEYPLEILMERHLAKPIIDQESGEVLYDVVTPLDENKLKKMIEEGIDTIEIINDLAEGADMSIINAFIADNESLRLLKQTEQIDDENVLSAIRIYKVMRPGEPVTPDAAKAFLQQLFFDPERYDLTKVGRMKMNHKLGLDIPEYATVLTAEDLINTVKYLIKVKNGQGHIDDRDHLGNRRIRAIGELLGNELHSGLVKMQKAIKDKMTTVSGTLDELMPHDLVNSKMITNTILEFFSSGQLSQFMDQTNPLSEVTHKRRLSALGEGGLVKERAGFEVRDVHPTHYGRICPIETPEGQNIGLINTLATYSKVNEHGFIEAPYKVVKDCQVTDEIVYITATQEEDKCIAPASTVVDENGRIVEDLIETRLNGNIELNEAKRVDLIDISPLMISGSAAALIPFLEHDDANRALMGSNMQRQAVPLLKTEAPVVGTGMEAIVSRDAWECVKAERAGTVEKIDAKNIYIMGEDESGVFIDHYPLEKNMRTNQNTTFTQTPIVKLGDKIEAKQVIADGANMDQGELAIGKNIRVAFMPWYGYNYEDAIIISEKLIREDTFTSVHTYEKEVEARELKHGTEEITRDIPNIREDELLHLDESGIVQIGTYVKPGMILVGKVSPKGEIKPTPEERLLRAIFGEKAGHVVNKSLYCPASMEGVVVDIKVFTKKGYEKDARAIQAYEEEKAILDSDHHDQLLMIDREEILRIAHYLSKQELMKAVTIGETEYAAGSKIDEETIKGVNRFALRGVVQSFTDEVQNEYESLKNYFLKQKKRLKTEHEEKLSVLEKDDILPSGVTKLVKIYIATKRKLKVGDKMAGRHGNKGIVSNIVPEIDMPYQEDGRPVDLILNPLGVPSRMNIGQILEVHLGLVGKNLGEQIEAMFENQQESFIKDLREKMIAIADVAKLMNARALLESMSDEELIKYGRDWSTGVKFAAPVFEGANQAEFDKLFEMAKMDSDGKMKLYDGRTGEEMIERVNVGYMYMLKLHHLVDEKVHARSTGPYSLVTQQPVGGKALFGGQRFGEMEVWALEAYGAAHTLKEMLTIKSDDVEGRARAYRAITKGEPVPESGVPETMFVLTKELQALGLDTELYENTKEVEGENE; this comes from the coding sequence ATGTTAAATTCTTTACATTCTGGTAACAGACTTCGTGTTGACTTTTCCAAAACACCAAGAGAAATTGAAATCCCAAATCTACTCCAGCTTCAACAAAAAAGTTATGAAAACTTTTTGATGTTAGGTGAAAAAGACAGAAAAAACTCTACATTAGAGAAAGTTTTCAGATCTTCTTTCCCTATCCATGACCAACAAAACAGGCTTACCCTTACCTATAAGAATTCTGAGATCGTTAAACCGAAATATACCGTTAGAGAGTGCATGGAGAGAGGTTTGACCTACTCTGTATCTCTTAAGATGAACATTGCATTGACGATCTGGAACAGAGATGAAAAAACAGGTGAAAAACTTGATCCAAAAGAGATCAAAGAGCAGGCGGTGTTCGTACGTGATATTCCATTGATGACAGATAGAACTTCATTTGTCGTCAACGGTGTTGAAAGGGTTATCGTCAATCAGCTTCACAGATCTCCGGGTGTTATCTTTAAAGAAGAAGAAGGGACGACTGCGGGTAGCGGTATGCTCTATTCTGCACAGATCATCCCGGACCGCGGTTCATGGTTGTATTTTGAGTATGACTCTAAAGATATCCTCTATGCACGTATCAACAAAAGAAGAAAGATCCCTGTAACGATCCTTTTCAGAGCATTGGATTACTCTAAAGATGATATTGTAAAACTATTCTATGCAACAAAAGAGATCCATATCAAAGACAACAGATTCCTTGTAAAATTTGATGCGAATGATTTTGGCGGTAGAGCAGAGTATGATGTCAAGGACATCGATGGTAATACCGTTGTCAATGCAGGGAAAAGACTGACGAAGAAAAAAGCAGAAAAACTGATCGAAGATGGTTTAGAATGGATAGAATACCCACTTGAGATATTGATGGAAAGACACCTTGCTAAGCCTATCATTGACCAGGAGAGCGGTGAAGTACTCTATGATGTAGTGACACCCCTAGATGAGAACAAACTTAAAAAGATGATCGAAGAGGGTATTGATACGATCGAGATCATCAATGACCTTGCTGAGGGTGCTGATATGTCTATCATTAATGCATTTATCGCAGATAATGAAAGTTTAAGACTCTTAAAGCAAACAGAACAGATCGATGATGAAAATGTGCTTTCAGCGATCCGTATCTATAAAGTCATGAGACCTGGTGAACCCGTTACGCCTGATGCAGCAAAAGCATTCTTGCAGCAACTCTTCTTTGATCCGGAAAGATATGATCTGACTAAAGTCGGTCGTATGAAGATGAACCACAAGTTAGGTCTGGATATCCCTGAGTATGCTACGGTACTGACTGCAGAAGATCTTATTAATACCGTGAAATACCTTATTAAAGTAAAGAACGGGCAAGGTCACATAGATGACAGAGACCACTTGGGTAACAGAAGAATCAGAGCGATCGGTGAGCTTCTTGGGAATGAACTTCACAGTGGTCTTGTGAAGATGCAAAAAGCGATCAAAGATAAGATGACAACGGTATCTGGAACATTGGATGAGTTGATGCCGCATGATCTGGTAAACTCTAAAATGATCACCAATACGATCTTGGAATTCTTCTCATCCGGACAGCTTTCACAGTTCATGGATCAGACGAACCCACTTTCAGAAGTGACACACAAAAGAAGACTTTCAGCCCTGGGTGAGGGTGGACTTGTCAAAGAGAGAGCCGGATTTGAAGTAAGGGATGTACACCCTACGCATTATGGCCGTATCTGTCCAATTGAGACTCCGGAAGGTCAGAACATTGGTCTGATCAATACATTGGCTACCTACTCGAAAGTAAATGAGCACGGATTCATTGAAGCACCGTATAAAGTGGTAAAAGATTGCCAGGTAACAGACGAGATCGTCTACATTACTGCGACGCAGGAAGAAGATAAATGTATTGCACCTGCATCCACTGTGGTTGATGAGAATGGACGTATCGTTGAAGATCTTATCGAGACAAGATTGAACGGGAACATCGAGCTTAATGAAGCAAAAAGGGTTGACCTTATTGATATCTCTCCATTGATGATCTCAGGTTCTGCTGCGGCATTGATCCCATTCTTGGAACACGATGATGCGAACCGTGCCCTGATGGGATCGAACATGCAACGTCAGGCGGTACCACTTCTTAAAACTGAAGCACCGGTAGTCGGTACAGGTATGGAAGCGATCGTGAGCCGTGATGCATGGGAATGTGTGAAGGCAGAGAGAGCCGGTACCGTTGAAAAGATCGATGCGAAGAACATCTATATCATGGGTGAAGACGAGAGCGGTGTATTCATAGACCATTATCCGCTTGAAAAGAACATGAGAACCAACCAGAATACAACGTTCACGCAAACACCTATCGTAAAATTAGGTGACAAGATCGAAGCCAAACAGGTGATCGCCGATGGTGCGAATATGGATCAGGGAGAACTTGCGATCGGTAAAAATATCCGTGTTGCATTTATGCCTTGGTATGGGTACAACTATGAAGATGCGATCATTATTTCTGAAAAACTGATCCGTGAAGATACCTTTACTTCTGTGCATACCTATGAAAAAGAGGTAGAAGCTAGAGAACTCAAACACGGTACGGAAGAGATCACGCGTGATATCCCGAACATCCGTGAAGATGAGTTGCTGCACCTGGATGAAAGCGGTATTGTTCAGATCGGTACCTATGTAAAACCTGGTATGATCCTTGTAGGTAAAGTAAGTCCTAAGGGTGAGATCAAACCAACACCGGAAGAGAGACTCCTAAGAGCGATCTTCGGTGAAAAAGCAGGACATGTGGTCAATAAATCGCTCTACTGCCCGGCATCCATGGAAGGTGTGGTCGTTGATATCAAGGTCTTTACGAAAAAAGGGTATGAAAAAGACGCACGTGCGATCCAAGCCTATGAAGAAGAGAAAGCGATCCTGGACAGTGACCACCATGACCAGCTTCTGATGATAGACAGGGAAGAGATATTGCGTATCGCACACTATCTTTCAAAACAAGAGTTGATGAAAGCTGTAACGATCGGTGAAACTGAGTATGCAGCAGGATCCAAGATTGATGAAGAGACGATCAAAGGTGTGAACAGATTTGCACTCAGAGGTGTGGTACAGTCTTTCACAGATGAAGTACAAAATGAGTATGAGTCACTGAAAAACTACTTCTTGAAACAGAAGAAGAGACTGAAGACAGAACATGAAGAGAAATTGAGCGTACTTGAAAAAGATGACATTCTTCCTTCAGGTGTTACGAAGCTCGTAAAAATCTACATCGCTACAAAGAGAAAACTCAAAGTAGGTGATAAAATGGCAGGGCGTCACGGAAACAAAGGTATCGTTTCCAATATCGTACCAGAGATCGACATGCCATACCAGGAAGATGGAAGACCGGTAGATCTTATCTTGAACCCGCTAGGGGTACCGTCTCGTATGAACATCGGACAGATCCTTGAAGTACACTTGGGACTGGTCGGTAAGAACCTTGGTGAGCAGATCGAAGCAATGTTCGAAAACCAACAAGAAAGTTTCATCAAAGACCTCAGAGAGAAAATGATCGCGATCGCAGATGTAGCAAAACTGATGAATGCAAGAGCGCTACTAGAGAGTATGAGCGATGAAGAGTTGATCAAATATGGTAGAGACTGGTCAACAGGTGTGAAATTTGCTGCACCGGTATTTGAAGGAGCGAACCAGGCTGAATTCGACAAACTGTTTGAAATGGCGAAGATGGACTCTGACGGGAAAATGAAACTCTATGATGGTCGAACAGGTGAAGAGATGATCGAAAGAGTCAATGTAGGATATATGTATATGCTTAAACTTCACCACTTGGTTGATGAGAAAGTGCATGCACGTTCCACTGGACCTTACTCACTTGTCACACAGCAGCCGGTAGGTGGTAAAGCACTCTTCGGTGGGCAGAGATTCGGAGAGATGGAAGTATGGGCACTTGAAGCCTATGGTGCGGCACATACGCTCAAAGAGATGTTGACGATCAAATCAGATGATGTTGAAGGTAGAGCAAGAGCATACAGAGCGATCACAAAAGGTGAACCTGTACCGGAGTCAGGTGTACCTGAAACCATGTTCGTATTGACGAAAGAGCTTCAAGCATTGGGTCTTGATACAGAATTATATGAGAACACAAAAGAAGTGGAGGGTGAAAATGAGTAA
- the rplL gene encoding 50S ribosomal protein L7/L12 — MATTKEDVLEFISNMSVLELSELVKEFEEKFGVSAQATVVAGGGAVAAEAAEEQTEFDVVLTDAGDKKINAIKAVRAITGLGLKEAKAAVEETPSVLKEGVSKEEAEDFKKQLEEAGAKCELK, encoded by the coding sequence ATGGCAACAACTAAAGAAGATGTTCTTGAGTTTATCTCAAACATGTCAGTACTTGAGCTTTCTGAGCTTGTAAAAGAATTTGAAGAGAAATTTGGTGTATCTGCACAAGCTACAGTAGTAGCCGGTGGTGGTGCAGTAGCTGCTGAAGCTGCTGAAGAGCAAACTGAGTTTGACGTAGTACTTACTGATGCGGGTGATAAAAAAATCAACGCTATTAAAGCAGTAAGAGCGATCACTGGTCTTGGTCTTAAAGAAGCGAAAGCTGCTGTTGAAGAGACTCCATCTGTACTTAAAGAAGGTGTTTCTAAAGAAGAAGCAGAAGACTTCAAGAAACAACTTGAAGAAGCTGGCGCTAAATGCGAGCTTAAATAA
- the rplJ gene encoding 50S ribosomal protein L10 → MTRTRKEELVAEMTAEFKDAGAIIVCDYKGMTVENLEVVRNLAKDEDIKVQVVKNKLAAIALQNAGCEAIDFKDTNLVIWGDAQVTPCKIADKAATDFKNSFAIKTGLIQGEVASLETINAMAKLPTRDELIGMLLNVWNAPVQNFTIGLNALAAKKEEEA, encoded by the coding sequence ATGACTAGAACTAGAAAAGAAGAACTAGTTGCAGAGATGACAGCAGAGTTTAAAGACGCTGGTGCCATTATCGTTTGTGATTACAAAGGTATGACTGTTGAGAATCTTGAAGTAGTAAGAAATCTTGCTAAAGATGAAGACATCAAAGTCCAAGTTGTTAAAAACAAACTTGCTGCGATCGCATTGCAGAATGCAGGTTGTGAAGCAATTGATTTTAAAGATACAAACCTTGTAATCTGGGGTGATGCACAAGTTACACCTTGTAAGATCGCTGATAAAGCCGCAACTGATTTTAAAAATAGTTTTGCAATCAAGACTGGTTTGATCCAGGGTGAAGTTGCTAGTTTGGAAACCATTAATGCAATGGCTAAACTTCCTACTAGAGACGAGCTTATCGGTATGCTCCTTAATGTTTGGAATGCACCGGTACAAAACTTCACAATTGGTTTGAATGCATTAGCAGCAAAAAAAGAAGAAGAGGCGTAG
- the rplA gene encoding 50S ribosomal protein L1: MAKKPSKRREALLKVVDVTKTYSVDEAMATLKNLKSAKFDETVEVALNLNVDPRHADQMVRGSVVLPNGTGKTVRVAVFAKDAKADEAKAAGADLVGSTDLIESIQAGNIDFDIVISTPDMMGVLGKVARILGPKGLMPNPKTGTVTMDVAKAVENAKGGQVNFRVDKKGNIHAGIGKVSFSEEQIKENFVTLVETINKAKPASAKGKYITNGAISLTMSPSITLDTAELMEIK; the protein is encoded by the coding sequence ATGGCAAAAAAACCAAGCAAAAGAAGAGAAGCACTACTTAAAGTAGTAGATGTGACTAAAACATATAGTGTTGATGAAGCAATGGCTACACTTAAAAACCTTAAATCGGCTAAATTTGACGAGACAGTTGAAGTTGCATTGAACTTGAACGTTGACCCAAGACATGCAGATCAAATGGTAAGAGGATCAGTTGTTCTTCCTAACGGAACTGGTAAAACAGTAAGAGTAGCAGTGTTTGCAAAAGATGCTAAAGCAGATGAAGCGAAAGCAGCAGGTGCGGATTTGGTAGGTTCTACAGATCTTATCGAATCAATTCAGGCAGGTAACATTGATTTTGATATCGTGATCTCAACACCAGACATGATGGGTGTTCTTGGTAAAGTAGCAAGAATCCTTGGGCCAAAAGGTCTTATGCCTAACCCTAAAACAGGTACAGTAACGATGGATGTGGCTAAAGCAGTCGAAAATGCCAAAGGTGGACAGGTAAACTTCAGAGTAGACAAAAAAGGAAACATCCATGCTGGTATCGGTAAAGTTTCTTTTTCAGAAGAGCAAATCAAAGAGAACTTTGTGACACTTGTTGAAACGATCAATAAAGCAAAACCTGCATCGGCAAAAGGTAAATATATCACAAATGGTGCAATATCACTTACAATGAGCCCGTCTATTACTTTAGACACAGCAGAATTAATGGAGATAAAATAA
- the rplK gene encoding 50S ribosomal protein L11, whose protein sequence is MAKKITEKFKMMIPAGSANPSPPVGPALGQRGVNIMEFCKAFNEKTKDKMGFKIPVIVTVYADRSFTFETKQPPASDLIKKAANIKKGTDNPLLNKVGTITKAKLDEIIDQKIADLNTNDREMAANIITGSCRSMGVDIVD, encoded by the coding sequence ATGGCAAAAAAGATAACTGAAAAGTTCAAAATGATGATCCCGGCCGGATCAGCAAATCCATCACCGCCGGTAGGTCCTGCACTTGGACAACGTGGTGTAAACATTATGGAGTTTTGTAAAGCTTTTAATGAAAAAACAAAAGATAAAATGGGATTCAAGATCCCTGTGATCGTTACAGTATATGCAGACAGAAGTTTTACATTTGAAACAAAACAACCACCTGCAAGTGACCTTATCAAAAAAGCAGCAAACATTAAAAAAGGTACAGATAATCCACTTCTTAACAAAGTCGGAACTATCACTAAAGCAAAACTTGACGAAATTATCGATCAGAAAATTGCTGACCTTAACACGAACGACAGAGAAATGGCAGCGAACATTATCACTGGTTCTTGTAGAAGTATGGGTGTTGATATCGTAGACTAG
- the nusG gene encoding transcription termination/antitermination protein NusG has translation MAYQWYAIQTYSGSEQAVKRAIEQLVKDHGIEEKLERVVVPTEEVIEVKNGVKKITERTLYSGYAFAHIDLDTDLWHKIQSLPRVSRFIGEQKTPTALSEADIKVILDKMEQKAAPRPKVDFETGEMVRIVDGPFANFTGMVEEYDLDHGKLKLNVSIFGRNTPVEILYTQVEKIL, from the coding sequence ATGGCTTATCAATGGTATGCAATTCAAACATATTCAGGTTCTGAGCAAGCTGTAAAAAGAGCGATAGAACAACTTGTAAAAGATCATGGAATTGAAGAGAAGCTTGAACGTGTAGTCGTTCCTACCGAAGAAGTGATCGAAGTTAAAAACGGCGTGAAAAAGATTACTGAGAGAACATTGTATTCTGGGTATGCTTTCGCACATATAGACCTGGATACTGACCTCTGGCATAAGATACAGTCATTGCCAAGAGTATCTAGATTTATCGGTGAACAAAAGACACCTACTGCACTTTCAGAGGCAGATATCAAAGTGATTTTAGACAAAATGGAGCAAAAAGCTGCACCGAGACCTAAAGTTGATTTTGAAACAGGCGAAATGGTACGTATCGTAGATGGTCCGTTCGCAAACTTTACAGGTATGGTGGAAGAGTATGATCTTGACCATGGCAAGTTAAAGTTGAATGTTTCAATCTTTGGTAGAAATACACCGGTTGAAATCCTCTACACACAAGTAGAAAAAATACTATAA
- the secE gene encoding preprotein translocase subunit SecE — translation MGKISTFIAHAKAEIHKVIFPTKVQVRQAFLAVVLVVTVISIFLALVDFLMSSIVSSVL, via the coding sequence ATGGGAAAAATTTCAACATTTATAGCACACGCGAAAGCGGAGATTCATAAAGTTATATTTCCAACAAAAGTACAAGTAAGACAAGCATTTTTAGCAGTTGTTCTCGTAGTAACTGTAATATCAATATTTTTAGCGTTGGTCGACTTTCTCATGTCATCAATCGTATCATCAGTTTTATAG
- the rpmG gene encoding 50S ribosomal protein L33, translated as MRETVHLGCEKCTRRNYHTNKNKKTTTEKLALKKYCKWCKCHTVHKEMKL; from the coding sequence ATGAGAGAAACAGTTCACTTAGGTTGTGAGAAATGTACTAGACGTAACTATCACACCAATAAAAACAAGAAAACGACAACAGAAAAACTTGCTCTTAAAAAGTATTGTAAATGGTGTAAATGCCATACAGTACACAAAGAGATGAAGCTGTAA
- the tuf gene encoding elongation factor Tu yields the protein MAKEKFERTKPHVNIGTIGHVDHGKTTLTAAITMCLGLKNGQATMDYDQIDNAPEERERGITIATSHVEYETESRHYAHVDCPGHADYVKNMITGAAQMDGAILVIAATDGPMAQTREHILLSKQVGVPYIVVFLNKEDQLDEEDKEEMLELVEMEVRELLSEYDFPGDDTPIVSGSAFKALEEAKAGTAGEWSEKIYKLMDEVDAYIPEPVRETDKDFLMAIEDIFTIQGRGTVVTGKVDRGTVCVGNTVEIVGIKDTQTTTVTGVEMFRKEMECGEAGDNCGVLIRGIDKDAVQRGMVLCKPGSITPHTSFEAEIYVLTKEEGGRHTPFFNNYRPQFYVRTTDVTGSVQLQEGTEMVMPGDNVKINVELIAPVALDEGTKFAIREGGRTVGAGVVSKIIA from the coding sequence ATGGCTAAAGAAAAATTCGAACGAACAAAACCGCATGTTAACATCGGTACTATCGGTCACGTTGACCACGGTAAAACTACATTGACTGCTGCAATCACAATGTGTTTAGGACTTAAAAATGGTCAAGCAACAATGGATTATGACCAAATTGATAATGCTCCAGAAGAGAGAGAAAGAGGAATTACAATTGCTACTTCTCACGTTGAGTATGAAACAGAGAGTAGACACTACGCTCACGTAGACTGTCCAGGTCACGCGGACTACGTTAAAAACATGATTACTGGTGCTGCTCAAATGGACGGTGCTATTCTAGTTATCGCTGCGACTGATGGTCCTATGGCACAAACTAGAGAGCACATCCTTCTTTCTAAGCAAGTAGGTGTACCTTACATCGTTGTATTCTTGAATAAAGAAGACCAACTTGATGAAGAAGATAAAGAAGAGATGTTAGAGCTTGTAGAGATGGAAGTACGTGAACTTCTTTCTGAGTATGACTTCCCAGGTGATGATACTCCGATCGTATCTGGTTCTGCATTTAAAGCACTTGAAGAAGCTAAAGCTGGTACAGCAGGTGAATGGTCTGAAAAGATCTATAAATTAATGGACGAAGTAGATGCATACATCCCGGAGCCAGTAAGAGAAACTGATAAAGATTTCCTAATGGCGATCGAAGATATCTTTACAATCCAAGGACGTGGTACAGTTGTAACTGGTAAAGTTGACAGAGGTACGGTATGTGTTGGTAACACTGTTGAGATCGTTGGTATTAAAGATACACAAACAACAACTGTAACTGGTGTTGAAATGTTCCGTAAAGAGATGGAGTGTGGTGAAGCTGGTGACAACTGTGGTGTTCTTATCCGTGGTATCGATAAAGATGCTGTACAAAGAGGTATGGTTCTTTGTAAGCCAGGATCAATCACTCCACATACTTCATTCGAAGCTGAGATCTATGTTCTTACTAAAGAAGAGGGTGGTAGACACACTCCATTCTTTAACAACTATAGACCACAGTTCTACGTTCGTACAACAGACGTAACAGGTTCAGTTCAACTTCAAGAAGGTACTGAAATGGTTATGCCAGGAGACAACGTTAAAATCAATGTTGAGCTTATCGCTCCTGTTGCACTTGATGAAGGTACTAAATTCGCTATCCGTGAAGGTGGTAGAACAGTTGGTGCCGGTGTTGTTTCTAAGATTATTGCTTAA
- a CDS encoding YaaA family protein has product MKILLAPSETKKSGGERSFDPGTLLFKELLPYRTKLLHTYTNVLQKGDIPTLSKMFGLKKEADILTHKKDIIHELTMKAIERYTGVAFDYLGYEKLDREAQAYIDSHVILFSNLFGPIRASDLIPEYKLKQGEPVGDIKTEKFYHEHSAALMEAYLAEDEILDLRAGFYDKFYKPANPYTTLKFIKEGKVVSHWAKAYRGIVLREIANAGVETLDAFMKLPIDGLSIKEIQTKKNKTEIIYEIG; this is encoded by the coding sequence ATGAAAATACTACTGGCACCAAGTGAAACCAAAAAATCGGGTGGAGAACGCTCTTTCGATCCTGGCACTCTACTCTTTAAAGAGCTTTTACCTTACAGAACCAAACTCTTGCATACCTATACCAATGTGTTGCAAAAAGGTGACATACCTACACTATCAAAAATGTTCGGACTCAAGAAAGAAGCAGATATCCTTACCCACAAAAAAGATATCATACATGAACTCACGATGAAAGCGATAGAAAGGTATACGGGTGTCGCTTTTGATTACCTGGGCTATGAAAAGCTGGATAGAGAGGCACAAGCGTATATCGACAGCCATGTCATTCTCTTTTCAAATCTCTTTGGTCCCATCCGTGCTTCTGACCTCATCCCTGAGTATAAACTCAAGCAGGGAGAGCCTGTCGGTGACATCAAAACAGAGAAGTTTTACCACGAACACTCCGCCGCACTGATGGAAGCATACCTGGCTGAGGATGAGATACTGGATCTTCGTGCAGGTTTCTATGACAAATTCTACAAACCCGCCAACCCCTACACCACGCTCAAGTTCATCAAAGAGGGGAAAGTGGTCAGTCATTGGGCAAAGGCTTACAGGGGTATCGTTCTGCGTGAGATAGCCAATGCGGGGGTAGAAACCCTCGACGCGTTTATGAAACTGCCTATAGACGGGCTCAGCATCAAAGAGATACAAACGAAAAAAAATAAAACTGAAATTATCTATGAGATAGGATGA
- a CDS encoding translation initiation factor, translating into MKENLFEMGANFKEGWSSDNKEKPSAKTSTEIKLPEKHQLHCAKEKRRGKVVTIVKPFYLEKTSLQALLKTLKKKLGTGGTLKEESLEFQGDISELLRTHLEALGYRFKN; encoded by the coding sequence ATGAAAGAAAATCTATTTGAGATGGGTGCAAATTTTAAAGAGGGGTGGTCATCGGACAATAAAGAGAAACCCTCTGCAAAGACCTCTACAGAGATCAAATTACCAGAAAAACATCAATTGCATTGTGCAAAAGAGAAACGACGTGGTAAAGTGGTCACCATCGTCAAACCTTTCTACTTAGAAAAAACATCTCTTCAGGCACTGCTTAAAACGCTCAAAAAAAAGCTTGGAACCGGCGGTACGCTCAAAGAGGAGAGTTTAGAGTTCCAAGGGGATATCTCCGAATTGTTACGTACCCATCTGGAAGCATTGGGGTATCGGTTTAAAAACTAG
- a CDS encoding SagB family peptide dehydrogenase, with the protein MFWYHSTTKHSYNSVRTNPNRLSWEDQPSTYKNYPASYEKRKLDLEKEEDHFLYHIAGLTAKKSYPSGEYYLRINPSAGALYPNELYFQARDVEGVEDGVYHYEVSSSSLTLLQRIADNEGLEAYFGYQTAMKGYLFLVSAVYFRSSWKYKNRAFRYCLLDAGHLLGSIEASALLKSQTVEMVYTIDREKLNRMFGFEEREWFLSGCAMAVPIENQEVSPIEFALPYVDGSGTFEPNPLIEQAYHETMQLESCRREVKSPMFTYNTTKLRETIFTRRSQRGFQEGAITKGQFNYIMEAIHQPVLSDCDEEVSVYVVLNRVLDMPLGLYKEGQYLKYGDFARKAGYLSLEQYSLSMQGAVAFFLTSKAKNYQALYQKAGIIGHRLYTASLYMGIGCSGIGAYYDDEVNAFVENDEMVLYALAIGK; encoded by the coding sequence ATGTTCTGGTACCATAGTACGACCAAACACTCCTATAACTCTGTACGCACCAACCCTAACAGGCTTTCCTGGGAGGATCAGCCCAGTACCTATAAGAACTACCCTGCAAGTTATGAAAAACGAAAACTGGATCTGGAAAAAGAAGAGGATCATTTCCTATACCATATCGCAGGATTGACGGCAAAGAAAAGTTATCCCAGCGGAGAGTATTACTTGCGTATCAACCCTTCTGCAGGGGCACTCTACCCTAACGAGCTCTATTTTCAGGCACGGGATGTAGAGGGTGTAGAAGATGGTGTCTACCATTATGAGGTGAGTTCTTCCTCTTTGACACTGCTTCAGCGCATTGCGGATAATGAAGGGCTGGAGGCCTATTTTGGGTATCAAACAGCGATGAAAGGGTACCTGTTCCTGGTCTCGGCAGTCTATTTTCGTTCTTCGTGGAAATATAAGAACCGTGCATTCAGGTATTGTCTTTTAGATGCGGGTCATCTTTTGGGGAGTATAGAAGCCTCTGCACTGCTCAAGTCCCAAACTGTAGAGATGGTCTACACGATAGACAGAGAGAAGCTCAACCGGATGTTCGGATTTGAGGAGAGAGAGTGGTTCTTGTCGGGATGTGCTATGGCGGTACCGATAGAAAACCAGGAAGTCTCACCCATAGAGTTTGCACTTCCTTATGTGGACGGGAGCGGAACATTTGAGCCCAACCCGCTGATCGAACAGGCGTACCATGAAACGATGCAGTTGGAATCCTGCAGACGGGAAGTGAAGAGCCCGATGTTTACCTATAATACGACAAAACTCCGAGAAACGATCTTTACACGCAGATCCCAAAGAGGTTTCCAGGAAGGTGCGATCACCAAGGGGCAGTTCAATTATATTATGGAAGCGATACACCAGCCTGTGCTTAGTGACTGTGACGAAGAGGTCTCAGTGTATGTGGTCCTCAACCGGGTGCTTGACATGCCGTTGGGGCTCTATAAAGAAGGCCAATATCTAAAGTACGGAGACTTTGCCAGAAAAGCAGGGTATCTGAGTTTGGAACAGTATAGTCTCTCCATGCAGGGAGCGGTGGCCTTTTTTCTTACTTCCAAAGCAAAGAACTATCAGGCGCTCTACCAGAAGGCCGGTATCATAGGGCATAGACTTTATACGGCTTCGCTCTATATGGGCATAGGGTGTTCGGGTATCGGTGCCTATTATGATGATGAGGTCAATGCATTTGTGGAGAATGATGAAATGGTACTGTACGCTTTGGCGATAGGTAAATAG